From one Hordeum vulgare subsp. vulgare unplaced genomic scaffold, MorexV3_pseudomolecules_assembly, whole genome shotgun sequence genomic stretch:
- the LOC123420209 gene encoding 30S ribosomal protein S18, chloroplastic — protein sequence MYTSKQPFLKSKQPFSKSKQTFNKSKQPFRKSKQTFRKFKQPFRKSKQPFRRRPRIGPGDRIDYRNMSLINRFISEQGKILSRRINRLTLKQQRLITLAIKQARILSFLPFRNYENEKQFQAQSISIITGSRPRKNRHIPQLTQKYNSNRNLRNYNQNLRNNNRNLSSDC from the coding sequence ATGTATACATCTAAACAACCTTTTCTTAAATCTAAGCAACCCTTTAGTAAATCCAAGCAAACTTTTAATAAATCCAAGCAACCCTTTCGTAAATCCAAGCAAACTTTTCGTAAATTCAAACAACCTTTTCGTAAATCTAAACAACCTTTTCGTAGGCGTCCCCGGATTGGCCCGGGAGATCGAATTGATTATAGAAACATGAGTTTAATTAATAGATTTATTAGTGAACAAGGAAAAATATTATCGAGACGAATAAATAGATTAACCTTGAAACAACAACGATTAATTACTCTTGCTATAAAACAGGCTCGTATTTTATCTTTTTTACCGTTTCGTAACTATGAGAACGAAAAACAATTTCAAGCCCAGTCAATTTCAATAATTACAGGTTCTAGACCCAGAAAAAATAGACATATTCCTCAATTAACGCAAAAGTACAATTCCAATCGAAACTTAAGAAACTACAACCAaaatttaagaaacaacaaccggAACTTAAGTTCCGATTGTTGA